GTGTGGGGctgctgaggaccagtgtcccagaAAGCTCATTATCCCTGGATCTAGTTGTTAATTTGGTCTCTTTTCTGTAGGTTTCCTTATTTTCATAGCAGACATGCCTCCAAACATAAAAAGAAGGCTCTGGGTTCTTTTCGCCCCATGCCTGCTAGTTTTCCTAGCGTCCCTGGCTTGCTGGTTATAAGTACCTGTCCTAATAGGATTGCTATTGGAAATCATTCCTAGGTCAGGGCTCCTGGCTAATAGGCCCTTTTTAGTCTTACTGGGTTCACTCTTCCTTCACTTAGTAACTAATATTGAGACTATTGTGAAACCTACACAGAGTGGGATGTCGGAGTATATCTGGGGCCTACACTGTGTCTGAGTTTACAAAGGCGTCTGCTGACCCACCACTCTGCCCTGCCAACTTGCCCAGGCTCCCATGTCACTTGTAGGACCCTCCCCAATCCATCTATATATATAGTTGGACtccactttttttctctcccataaaACCCAGTACTTTTTCCTACTGAACGAATGCTTACCACAACACTTACTGAACACTTACTAAGTTACTTCTCTGTTGAATACCGCTATTCTAAAGTCAAATGCCTAGACAGTTCAGGTAGGTTGTACAAAACAGGACCAGTTGCTGCTAGTGGTAATCTGGAGAGAATGTGCCTCCGACCAAGGGGCCAGTCTCTGCACATCTCCTGTTGTTATCATGAGGAATTGTAGGCCTAATGTTTTGAAATCCTACTTTTCAAAAGAAGTcttaaaatccagatttttaaaaaatactctaatttttaaatgtgaccAGTTAATGCAAATATATTATTGAGGTCATTCTGAGAGCTAAACAAAACGCTTCGCAGCCAGTTGACAACCTTTGATTTAAGTCTTTTGCTGAACAGCAATCTTACTATATAACCagatgtatcctttttttttcttttttatggtcagTGATACTTGTGTCCTAAGAAGTATTTTCTCTGTACTGAAGTCATTTCTATCAACTTCCAGAAGTTTTAAGGTTTTACCTTTTCCACACAAATCTAAAcccaacagaaattaattttttttaaagatttttatttatttactcatgagagacacacagagagagaggcagagacataagcaggctccatgcagggagcccgacgcgggactcaatcccaggtctccaggatcacaacctgggctgaaggcggcgctaaaccactgagcctctggggctgcccaggaattaatttttgtatacagtGTGAGATAGggatcaaatttctttttttaatattttatttatttattccacccagggaccccccaaatttctttttctccatattgaCACCTACTTGTCCCAGTGCCATTTATTCAAAAGATTATCCTTACTTTAATGCTCTGCAGAGCTGTGGTTTAATATCTATCCCCCTAATAGATTATAAATTTCACAAAACAGGACTATATCTATTGGATCTTTTTGCCCCCAAACCTAGAAATCACCCATTATAAAGTAGGAGTACAGTAAATGTCAACCAAgcacacaaaacacaaaatgcaggacgcccggatggctcagtggtccagtgtctgccttcagctcagggcatgatcctggagtcctgggatcgagtcccacattggggtccctgcatggagcctgcttctccctctacctatgtctctgcctctctctgtgtgtctcccatgaataaaaaaaataaaatcttttttaaaaaaggcaaaattcaaAACTAATATTGGCGTATTCTAACAATGATACCCCAGAACAGCTCTGTtcagtagaactttctgcaaaAACAGCCTCAAGCCACATGTTGTTATTTAGCACCCTGAAATGTAGTAAATGCAACTGAGGAAATGaaccttatttttaattaaatagtcATATATACCTGGTGGCTACCATTTTGGACAGAAGTATAATTAGTATTTAGCCTAGTAGTTATGAGTAAGGACTCTAGAGCCAGATCTTCCTGGATTTGAAACCTGTCTCTGCCACTTATctaagtaaattatttaacctctcagaGTTATCCCTAAAATAAGGATAGTATTGCTAcctaccttttatttatttatcttttaagattctatttttaagtaaccaCTATCCCTTATGTGCAACTTGAAGTCATGAACACAAGATCAAGTCGCACACTCttccaaccaagccagccaggcacccctattactATCTACATGATTAGACTGTTGTAATTATCATCTGAGTTGATATTTCCAAAGCActtaaaactgaaacaaaatcaGCTCTaagtaaatgtttgttgtatttaaaataataataattcagttgatttaaaaaaatagtgtgagCAATTTAGGCTGAAGCTTACATATGCACAGATAAATATAGGCTTTGGTTTGGACACTCTTGGATTGTACCACCACACTGTCTTTACATGTGgctatcttttcatttcaattacaatgaaataaaataaaaaattcagctTTTTAATTGCACTGGCCAGATTTCAAGTTCAAAAGATACATGTGgttggggcctctgggtggtgcagtcagttaagcacttgactcttggttttggctcaagtcgtaaACTCAGAGTCCTGAGGTCAagacccgtgttgggctctgtgttcaacagtctacttgagattctctctctgcccctcccactcatgctctctctctctcaaataaacaattttttttaagtcatatgtGGTTAATGGTTAGTGTACCAGAATAGCATACACTTGCATCTTCACGCAAAGTTCTATCAGGCAGTGCTAGTCTAGTGAATTCCTctcctagggcagcccaggtggctcagcggtttagcgtcacctgcagcccagggtgtgatcctggagacctgggatcgagtcccacgtcaggctgcctgcatggagcctgcttctccctctgcctgtgtctctgcctctctctctctctctctgtctctcatgaataaataaaatcttaaaaaagataaataaaataaaaattttaaaaaaacaaagaattcctCTCCAAGCAGCATATGTGATTGACCTGATGCTAATATACTAACTCAATAGTTGAATGGTTGAAAAGTCACTATAAAGCTCAGAATTTCACTGTTGTCCAGACTGTAGTAGAAGCTGAACCATTAAAGCTCAGAAGCAGAGGAATCAGACCAGGAAAGCCTGCTTGCTGTGTCCTCAAGTCTTGGCTAGGAGAATACAAGCAGCAGATATGAAGGCTTTATTATGAGAACTTGGCTTTTCCCACACCCCTAAACATCAACTTCTTTGTAAGTCTTTAGAGGCGAGTTTGGTTTAGCATAGTACCTTTTGCAGTCCCGAAGGAAGGGATGTCACAGATAACCGCTTCGTGGTTCTCCTGGCCCGGAGCAGTGTACTTCCTCGGGTtatctcctctgtctctgcttctacAACATCAAGTTGTATAGTCGCttagagagaagggagaggggaaaagaacCTGTAAggatcacaaaaataaactttttctcttcttcttcttctttttaagattttatttatttatttatttatttatttgtttgtttgtttgtttatttaagagacagtgagggagagagcacacagcagaaggagaggcagagggcagcccgggtggctcagcggtttggtgccgcctttggcccagggtgtgatcctggagacccaggatgagtcccacgtcgggctccctgcatggagcctgcttctccctctgcctgtgtctctgcctctctctgtctctgtgtctctcatgaataaataaataaaatctttaaaaaaaaaaaataaaagaagaagaaggagaggcagagcaagagggagaagcagactccccactgagcaaggagactgatgcaagctccatcccaggatcctgggatcatgacctgagccaaaggcagacacttaaccaactgagccacccaagcatcccacaaTGATTACCTTCTTATTAGAAAGTATCCTGAAAAGACCAGCATCCCATGCCATCCCAATAGCTTTCTTCCTTGgagtaaaagatttaaaaatgggttTGCCTTTTTCTAATCTTATACTTTTTCCTGTGCACATTTGCCTTTTCTTGTGGTCACGACCTCAGTGGTCTCCAACCTGTTCTGGCAAGGTGGTTACGTCTCTTTGAGACTTCAGTTTTGCCCTTTGttactttttcctttaattattgtGGAATTAGAAAAAGTAACTCTCTCATGTGTAAGATGATCCCTTGAGTACTTGTTATTGATTGAAAGAATGTTTAAAGTTACTCACTCTCCAGCAATGTGATTCAAGGCTCTGTGGTCATATGCCATATTCaccatttctctcattttccaggAACCTTGGGctccttaatatttttctttacatcaaTTCAATCCTTAACACAATAAATGCCTTTATAAAGGAAACTTCGAGATACTAGCATAAATAAAAAACCAGTATCAATACATAGGCATTAACattaatatgataaaaataaaaccatattatTGCCTGTAGAAGGCACTACATTTGAGATTattctccatttcattaaaaaaaaaaaaaaaaaaagagggatccctgggtggcacagcggtttggtgcctgcctttggcccagggcgcgatcctggagacccgggatcgaatcccacatcgggctcccggtgcatggagcctgcttctccctctgcctgtgtctctgcctctctctctgtgtgactatcataaataagtaaataattaattaattttaaaaaaagagggcagaaaataAAGCCTTTATTTCATGTTGGTGAAAGGATTGCTAGGGGCATTGGGGAAATGGTGTTTGCTATTTGCTCTGTGTTTCAGTGCTTTCCTGCTGTGCTCACACCTACAACCATCTTGTTGGGCTTGGGGGTCTATTGATAAGGACTTCACTAGGAGTGGTGGCTCTAATCAGTCTATGGGGCTCCACCTTCAGAACAAGGTGCTCTACCCAAGGactctccctgccctccactATCCAGCTCTTCCCCATACCTTACACCTTCTGTCTATGaatgcttctccctttacctcccCATCTCCACCGCCACAACTAAGCAAGCTACTATCCTTCATTGCCTGAATGAATGGAAGAACCTTTTTACTGTCCTTTCTGTATCGGATATTGCCTTCCTCCCATCCAGTCTCTACTTTGCAGCCTGAgctatctttaaaagaaaatgcaaatcatacTATATTAATTCCCAGCTTGAAAGTTTTGATGGTTTCttatcaaaaagttaaaaatcttaggagaaagttaaaaaattattaatatgacTTACAATATCCTGACCACCTTATTCACCAGCCTTTTCCTGGCTgatttactttcatttcttttttttaccctgTGTTCTGTGTTTATACCCAATATATGGGATGAGAATatgctctccctttctcctggAAAACTCTTGCCACTCTTTTCTCATCTGACTCTAGTTGTCCTTCAAATCTCAACTGAGTTGTCCCTTTCTCAGGGAGGCTTTTCTGGAGCCCCCTCCCCAAAAGTTAGAACAGAGCACCCATGATGTGTTTCCATAGTACCTTGTGCTGCTACTTTGCATCAGATGTAATTATCTGCCTAATGTTGGAATGTCTCTCTATGCTATGACCTTAGgaaggcagggaccatgtctGTTCTATCTGCTACTCTATTCCCAATCGCGTGGCAAACACGTAATAAGtacttagcaaatatttgttaaaaatgttgCAAGGGTCAACAGGGAAGAGCCACTATCTTTGATCCCTGGGTGAGAGTGTCATAATGTTACAGCTGTGGCCTAAAAGACAGATTTTCTGAAGAAATCTTGGTTTGGAGATGGGTTATTccaacaaagatgaaaataagcCAATGTACATGGGTAAGGAGGAGGaactgagcctctgtttcctatAGACTCTTCAACTCCAATCCCATCAGTATGGAAACATGCcatctttgttattttcaatgaaaatagaTAAGTGAATCTATGCCGGGTAATTGCTAGATGCTTGGAAGCTAGCATTAGTGACTGCTATTTCcagaagagagagtgagtttGAAAGGGCAGTCAGCTGGAAGCCATCAGTTTTGGGAGGAGATGgggtttcatttgtttgttttctggaaaaaGTACTCACCAGGTATGCCACCTTATCACTGTATGAAATGTGTTATTGTGTGTGGATTCCCTACTGTAAGGGTTGTGTACGTTTCCTGATGCTCTGCGATAAAGGACATTAAGAAGCTACACAGGATATTTAAAGCAGTGAAGTTGTCCTGTGTCACACTCTAACGGTGGATACATGACGTAACTTGGTGGGTTTGTCGTATTAGGGCAAGATGCTAATAATAGGGGAGGGAGGGGTAAGGAGAGAGTATATGGGAAGTTAATCTCTATATCTTCCATTCAATTTTTCTAGTAAACCTAAATCtgttctaaaaaacaaagtctattaaCTTAGGAAAGCTACAGAGAAGAATGTGAATATTAGTGGTATTGTTAGTTATAACTCATAGGAccaccacaccccccacccccagcatcactattttgtaaaaaagatttcAAGTTAACAGTTCAAATGCTGATTTTTCCATAAGGTACACAGAAAgtagatacaataaaataaaatgtctgttaTGACTTACCAATCATAAATTTTATTCATAGAATTCTCCCCATACCCTCCATCCACTGTAGGGAGTAGCTATTTGGAAGGCTGTATTACTACTTTttccagaaacaaaataatagataaatctCACTTtagtttaattttctaatatatatgtatgtatatgcatatgtatttatgtatatgcacatacacacatatatgcctGTGGACACacgttcatttattttttttaaagatttatttattcatgagaaacacagagagggaaaggcagagacacaggcagacacactcctcatagggagcctgatgcggaactcgatcctggatcctgagccagaggcagacactcaaccactgagccacccaggcatcccctgtatgcatgtttaaatgaaaaaaatggcttTACAACAATTAGACCACTAATTGGACTGGGAGGGACCTCAAAAACAATATAATTCAGAGCTTTTTAAAAGGTTTGTACATGCAGATCACTTGGGGCTCTTTCCACATcacagattctgactcagtagacccaggcagggcctgagattctgcatttcaaCCAAGCTCCCAGGAGATGCCACAGTTTGGGGTAGCAAGGAAAGCCATCCCAACTTCACTATTCCTCTTGGCCTTGCCACTTAACTGTAAGTTGCTTTTGATTACCATTCTGTGACAGCTTTCTCATTCTTGGTTTAGTAAATAACCTGGGGGATGGAAGTTCCTTGACAATTCTGGGAAGAAGGCCCTGTGTGTTTGAAAAGGTTTCCTTATGGTTAGTAGAGGCCCCTCTGCTGACACTTGCCAACTTGCTTCTACATTTGTAGGACAGCATCCTTCCCAAAACAGTCTTCACTTtcttcatcagatttttttttttattttgctggcTTTCATGAAATTCCATGTCGCTATCACCAGATGATTCCTCTTTGGGGATCAAGACATTTTGTTTTACTAAGTTGGTGGACACAGCTCTATGCcatctaaacaaaataaaaaagaattggtaTTACGGgaattgaaaagttaaaaacaaatcatttaaatCATCAAAATCCAAACTTGAATTGTGAACAAATTAtataattccaaaaaataaaactgataccAAGAACCAAATCatagaaaaacaaagccaaaccaACTACTTTGTGTTTTGTCCCCCAACTGTAGTTATGTGCATTCTGGCCACTACCTCATTGTTCCGTAAGAGGTAGGTAGGTTAcactattatcttcatttcactAATGAGTAAGttgaaacacagagaggttaaattatTTGACCAAGCATAGAATGCAGATTTTAATCCAGGTCTCTGACCATTAGAACACATATTGGCAAATTAGTAACCTTCTTTCAATGTTGAGAGGATATAGTTTTGTTGGACTTGGTGGTTCCCAGCCTACAGTGATGAAAGATGAGAAATGGCAGGGGTAGTCAATAAGGTATATAATCCCAAGGCCCCATAAATGATGCATGTACATAAAACACTCATTTAGATAGAATAACTCTAAACTCTTATTTCTAAACttctgaacaaaaaaataaataaataaaataaaataaaataaaattccaaacagTCATACACCATCTTCATCATTTTGGTCTATTTTAGTAATACAAAGAGATAATGAGGAACATCTgggctggcttggtcagttgagtgtctgacttttgattttgactcaggtcatgatctcagagtcgtgggatgGAACCCTGAGTccagctctgtactcagcagggagtctgcttgagatttactctctccctctccctctgcccctctctctgctcatactctttaaataaacaaacaaataagatctttaaaaaaatacaaacagggcagcccgggtggctcagcggcacttccagggcgtgatcctggagacctgggatcaaatcctacgtcgggctcccagcatggagcctgcttctccctctgccggtgtctctgcctctcttccccccaccccgtgtggggtgaataaataaaataaataaataaaatattaaaaaaatatacgaGCAGATAATGTATCTTAGTAGTGTTCTATGTACTAAACACTCTTCTACgttctttcatatatttcatgtaatttacCCCTCATCTGGTCatctccatttcacaaatgaagaaattaaagcttcaaaagaataaaaaacttagCCCAGGATCTGATCCCAACACCtgtattattctaaaataaacataatctaTACCGTGATACCATTATTTAGCTAATATTCTTATTCATTAGTATTGTTTTTGGTGTCATC
This window of the Canis lupus dingo isolate Sandy chromosome 20, ASM325472v2, whole genome shotgun sequence genome carries:
- the C20H3orf49 gene encoding putative uncharacterized protein C3orf49 homolog isoform X1 codes for the protein MDHPQLYLPESFKGVCGRRGQYRRLQQPRKKNGPFKRKGIERWHRAVSTNLVKQNVLIPKEESSGDSDMEFHESQQNKKKNLMKKVKTVLGRMLSYKCRSKLASVSRGASTNHKETFSNTQGLLPRIVKELPSPRLFTKPRMRKLSQNATIQLDVVEAETEEITRGSTLLRARRTTKRLSVTSLPSGLQKVPYSSKKRSHFPALKKKKPSMGNILRKSDLTVGKLQMQVDDLIETVTDKSMQLLAQRHAELQQCEFLGDEILQSSKQFQRISKRTMRKYKLKNVCFPCTCCCF